ACATAAGTACCGGGAATTTCTGAGCGGTGTGCCAATAATATTTTTGCTAAAATAAGCAATGTTGCAGTATGACCATCATGCCCACATGCGTGAGATACGCCAGCCACGGTTGATCTATATGAAACTTCTTTTTCATCTTGAATGGGTAAAGCATCAAAATCAGCTCTAAGTGCGACTGTTTTTCCAGGTTTTCCACCTGTAAGATACGCAACAACACCATTCCCACCAACATTTGCCTCGAAAGGAATGTCTAATTTTCTATAGAAGTTTTGAATGTAAGCTGCGGTTTTATGTTCATTAAACGAGACTTCAGGATGCATATGTAAATATCTGCGGATTGTTTGCATTTCTTCAAATGAATTTTCAAGGTCTTGATAAATAGTACGCAATAACTTTTCATACATATTAACAGCCTCCTAATCAAGTAAAAATTTCGAAATTTCAAACTTTTAATTAGTATAACAAAAAAGCCGAGTAAAAATGCTCGACTTTTTTAGGGTTAAAGCGCATCTTCTTCAGGACGACCAGATATATAGGTTTTCACATATGGAGCACTTGTAAAAATATTACTACGATTAACACCTTCAGTTGGCTTTTCACTTTCATAAATTTCCTTATAAGCTTTTGATGCTTTCCATGCTTCAAATGAATGCGGTCCAGTCCATTCAGAAAGAGAAATATAAACGTCATCATTTAAAGGACGTAGTAACCGGAAGGCGATAAAGCCTGGTTCGTCTTCAATTGTATGGATACGTTCAAAAAATCGATCTTCAAATATTTTTTGACTTTCGCTTATTACTGGAATATGATTCAATACAAAAAATCCACGCTCATCTAACGTATTGATTTCTCTGATGATTTCATAGCTTCTAGGTGATGCGAATACACTTTTCTTCATAGATTCGTGAAGTAATACAGCATTTTCTTGACCGTATAATACAATCATATTCTCTTTTGAGTATTTTTTTTGAAGGCTTGCCATCAGTTCAGGTGTCCCTGATGTTAGATATAAAAACATATAAATTCCTCCTAAAATAACATTATTTTCAACCCTTTAAGGAAACATCGTATCTTAGTATATTCCAAATTAGCAAAAAGTATAAAGTTGGTCTTTCGAAGTTAATAATAGTATATCCCTTAAATTGGAAAAAACGATGATGTACCTCTTTGTCAAAAAGATGTCACCATTTTATACATTTTTTTAACAATCAGTTCGTAGAACTATACAACACATAAAGAAACGTCTATCATGAAAAATGGATATGAATGTCGAATTAAGTAATTACTGAATTGATGAAAGGAAGGTTTTACTGTTCATGGGAACATTTAATGATACGCTATTACGCGCAGCACGAGGTGAAAGGACAGCCTATACACCAGTTTGGTATATGCGACAAGCAGGTCGTTCGCAACCTGAGTATCGTAAGATTAAAGAAAAGTATTCATTAGAAGAGATTACACATCAACCTGAGTTGTGTGCATATGTTACACATTTACCAGTACAAAACTATGGTGTAGATGCTGCCATATTATATAAAGATATCGTAACACCTTTGCCTGGTATGGGAATTGACGTTAAAATCAAGGGCGGTATAGGTCCAGTCATTTCGAATCCGATTCGCTCAGCAAAGGATGTAAAAAATCTAAGGGAATTTAACCCAGAAGAACATGTTCCTTACGTACTTGATACGATCAAGCTTTTAACAGAAGAACAATTAGATGTACCTCTTATCGGCTTTGCAGGTGCACCTTTTACACTAGCAAGTTATATGATTGAAGGTGGTCCTTCTAAAAACTATGCATTAACAAAATCATTTATGGTATCACAACCTGAGGCTTGGTTTGTCTTAATGGATAAACTAGGGGATATGATTATTACAGATTTAAAAGCTCAAATAAAAGCTGGTGCAAAAGCGTTCCAGATTTTCGACTCTTGGGTAGGGGCGCTAAGTCAACGAGACTATAACATTTTTATCAAACCTGTTATGGCACGTATTTTTGATGAGTTAAAAGGTGAAGGTGTACCTATGATATTATTTGGTGTTGGTGCAAGCCATTTAGCATTAGATTGGCAGGAACTACCTGTTGATGTCGTTGGGTTAGACTGGCGTTTACCTATCAATAAGGCTCGTGCAATGGGTATAACAAAGCCAGTTCAAGGTAATTTGGATCCGACACTATTACTGGCTGATTGGTCAATTTTAGAAACACGTACAAAAGAAATTATTGATCAAGGATTAGAAGTTCCTGGTCATATTTTCAATTTAGGTCATGGCGTCTTCCCATCTGTAGATCCAGATGTTTTAAAACGATTGACAGCATTAATACATGAATATAGTGCACAAAAAATAAAAGCGCATTCATAAAATTTTTTTGAGGTGACAGGATTAATGAAAAAACAAATAGGATTATTAGTTATGGCATATGGTACGCCTAAAACTGAGGAAGATTTAATTCCATACTATACACATATTCGCCACGGACATCGTCCAAGTGATGAACATATCGAAGACTTACGTAGACGTTATCAAGCAATTGGAGGCATTTCACCACTTGCTGAAACAACAGAAAAGCAAGCAAAAGCATTAGAAGCACGTCTAAACGAAGTACAAGATCAAGTGGAATATAAAGTATACATTGGGTTAAAACACATTGCACCATTTATCGAAGACGCTGTAGAACAAATGCACAAAGATGGCATTACTGAAGCAGTATCACTTGTTTTAGCACCACATTTTTCTTCATTTTCAACGAAATCTTATAATACACGTGCAACAGAAAAAGCATCTGAACTTGGTAACTTAACCATTCATACAATTGATAGCTGGTATAAAGAAGAGAAATTTCTTCAATATTGGACAGAAAAGATTAATGCAGAATTTGCAGCTATGTCTGATGAAGAACGTGAAACTGCATGTCTAATCGTTTGTGCACATTCACTGCCAGAGAAGATTATTGCCATGGGAGACCCATATGCAGATCAATTACACGAAACAGCTGAAATTCTTCAACAACGAACAGGTGTAAAAAACATGGAATTCGGCTGGCAATCTGCTGGGCAAACAAAAGATCCTTGGCTTGGACCAGATGTTCAAGATTTAACACGTGACCTTTTTAACAAGAAAGGATACCGTTCATTTGTTTACACACCAGTAGGATTCGTAGCAGAACATTTAGAAG
This window of the Rummeliibacillus pycnus genome carries:
- the hemH gene encoding ferrochelatase, with product MKKQIGLLVMAYGTPKTEEDLIPYYTHIRHGHRPSDEHIEDLRRRYQAIGGISPLAETTEKQAKALEARLNEVQDQVEYKVYIGLKHIAPFIEDAVEQMHKDGITEAVSLVLAPHFSSFSTKSYNTRATEKASELGNLTIHTIDSWYKEEKFLQYWTEKINAEFAAMSDEERETACLIVCAHSLPEKIIAMGDPYADQLHETAEILQQRTGVKNMEFGWQSAGQTKDPWLGPDVQDLTRDLFNKKGYRSFVYTPVGFVAEHLEVLYDNDYECKTVCEELGAKYHRPKMPNDNPLFIDALADVVQKALAHA
- the hemE gene encoding uroporphyrinogen decarboxylase, with the protein product MGTFNDTLLRAARGERTAYTPVWYMRQAGRSQPEYRKIKEKYSLEEITHQPELCAYVTHLPVQNYGVDAAILYKDIVTPLPGMGIDVKIKGGIGPVISNPIRSAKDVKNLREFNPEEHVPYVLDTIKLLTEEQLDVPLIGFAGAPFTLASYMIEGGPSKNYALTKSFMVSQPEAWFVLMDKLGDMIITDLKAQIKAGAKAFQIFDSWVGALSQRDYNIFIKPVMARIFDELKGEGVPMILFGVGASHLALDWQELPVDVVGLDWRLPINKARAMGITKPVQGNLDPTLLLADWSILETRTKEIIDQGLEVPGHIFNLGHGVFPSVDPDVLKRLTALIHEYSAQKIKAHS
- a CDS encoding antibiotic biosynthesis monooxygenase family protein, encoding MFLYLTSGTPELMASLQKKYSKENMIVLYGQENAVLLHESMKKSVFASPRSYEIIREINTLDERGFFVLNHIPVISESQKIFEDRFFERIHTIEDEPGFIAFRLLRPLNDDVYISLSEWTGPHSFEAWKASKAYKEIYESEKPTEGVNRSNIFTSAPYVKTYISGRPEEDAL